From Coffea arabica cultivar ET-39 chromosome 10e, Coffea Arabica ET-39 HiFi, whole genome shotgun sequence, one genomic window encodes:
- the LOC140015262 gene encoding uncharacterized protein, which yields MAPFEALYGRKCGFPLYWDEIGEKLITGLDLVERTLEKIKIIRERLKVAQDRNESWADLKRRPLEFQTGEKVYLKASPTKGVMRFGRSSKLSPRYVRPYEILDKVGPLAYRLALPPALSRIHNVFHVSQLRRYVSDPSHILEDQSVEVKENLSVEEVPLRIVDRKDQVLRRRTIPYVKVQWTNHTPREATWELEEDMQNRYPYLFDQGLDIYVSIRFTSGLMEIGGVDFNPDFWGV from the exons ATGGCACCATTCGAGGCATTGTATGGACGAAAGTGTGGATTTCCCTTatattgggatgaaataggtgagAAGCTGATCACTGGTCTTGATTTGGTGGAACGaactttggagaaaattaagatCATTCGAGAAAGACTAAAGGTAGCTCAGGACCGAAATGAGAGTTGGGCGGATTTAAAGAGAAGACCTTTAGAATTTCAAACGGGAGAAAAAGTATATTTGAAAGCATCCCCCACCAAGGGAGTGATGAGATTTGGAAGAAGTAGCAAGTTAAGTCCAAGGTATGTACGACCTTACGAAATACTGGATAAAGTTGGACCTCTGGCATATCGACTGGCTCTCCCACCTGCTTTGTCAAGGATACACAACGTGTTCCATGTCTCCCAACTAAGAAGGTATGTATCAGACCCGAGTCATATTTTGGAAGACCAATCCGTCGAGGTGAAGGAGAACTTATCGGTGGAGGAAGTTCCTTTAAGAATCGTAGACCGCAAGGATCAAGTGCTAAGGAGAAGGACCATACCCTACGTCAAGGTGCAATGGACGAATCATACACCACGAGAGGCAACGTGGGAGTTAGAAGAGGACATGCAGAATAGGTACCCATATCTTTTTGATCAAG GTTTAGATATATATGTTTCAATAAGATTCACATCTGGATTAATGGAAATAGGGGGGGTTGATTTTAATCCTGATTTTTGGGGTGTTTGA
- the LOC140014981 gene encoding protein ALP1-like, producing MDKEGDEQKAKKRKVVVANYMVTIATLVVWWHEKHIVKEPYLDFKVAREIYLRRLYYGNNRVCVEQLRLNKHCFTVLCTNLREHCGLMDTRNITVEEAIAMFLYVLAHNFKNRTVNFNFIRSGETVSRYFNIVLRAIIKLGRHYLIQPESEMEGYEHEKWEWFQDSLGALDGTYVKVHVLLRDQGRYRNRKNEIATNVLGVCSRDMRFTYVLPGWEGSAADGRVLRDALVRSDPLIVPKGKYFLVDAGYANSSGFLAPYRGVRYHLSEWSASGSKPQNFKELFNLRHSIARNVIERTFGLFKKRWAILRDASFFDVKTHVMIINACAILHNLIRVEQPNDPYLDEVDAEMRRVQHEVDDEDEMEDEDEENGMEDDGPNNDGGVNDVNENRIRTVQPTSEWTQFRNALARAMFIDYQIRQGHHGS from the exons ATGGATAAAGAAGGAGACgagcaaaaagcaaaaaagagaaaagtggtaGTTGCAAATTATATGGTAACAATAGCTACATTAGTAGTTTGGTGGCATGAGAAACATATAGTAAAGGAGCCTTACTTGGACTTTAAAGTAGCACGTGAAATATATCTAAGGCGTCTTTACTATGGAAACAATAGAGTTTGTGTAGAGCAACTTAGACTCAATAAACATTGTTTTACTGTTTTATGTACAAATTTAAGAGAGCATTGTGGGTTGATGGATACTAGAAATATTACTGTTGAAGAGGCAATTGCAATGTTTCTCTATGTTCTTGCTCATAATTTTAAGAATCGCACTGTCAATTTTAATTTCATAAGATCAGGTGAGACAGTTAGTCGATACTTTAATATAGTTCTACGTGCTATCATAAAATTGGGGAGACACTATCTTATCCAGCCTGAATCGGAAATGGAAGGTTACGAGCATGAAAAGTGGGAATGGTTTCAG GATTCTCTTGGAGCGTTAGACGGTACTTATGTTAAAGTACATGTTCTTCTTAGAGATCAAGGAAGATATAGGAATAGGAAGAATGAGATAGCAACAAATGTTTTAGGTGTATGCTCCCGTGACATGAGATTTACATATGTATTGCCTGGATGGGAAGGTTCTGCAGCAGATGGTAGAGTTCTACGGGATGCGTTAGTTAGATCAGATCCATTAATTGTTCCCAAGG GCAAGTACTTTCTTGTTGATGCGGGTTATGCAAATAGCTCCGGTTTCTTAGCTCCATATAGGGGAGTTAGATATCATCTTAGCGAGTGGTCTGCTAGTGGGAGCAAGCCTCAAAATTTTAAAGAGTTATTCAACCTTCGACATTCAATTGCTCGAAATGTGATTGAAAGGACATTTGGTTTGTTCAAGAAGCGGTGGGCCATTTTGAGAGATGCATCTTTTTTTGATGTTAAGACTCATGTCATGATAATTAATGCATGTGCCATCCTTCATAACCTTATTCGAGTAGAACAACCAAATGACCCTTACTTGGATGAAGTTGATGCTGAGATGCGAAGAGTACAACATGaggttgatgatgaagatgaaatggaagatGAAGATGAGGAAAATGGAATGGAAGATGATGGTCCAAATAATGATGGTGGTGTAAATGATGTTAACGAGAATCGAATTCGAACAGTACAACCAACTAGCGAGTGGACACAATTTAGGAATGCTTTAGCACGAGCAATGTTTATTGACTATCAAATTAGACAAGGCCATCATGGAAGTTGA